One Sphingomonas sp. LHG3406-1 genomic window carries:
- a CDS encoding efflux RND transporter periplasmic adaptor subunit — translation MDETATPVAPPAGLSRLTRGQKVALGLVPLALVAGIAFGRPGAGSVEAAPPPAVVTAAAPLVRQVEEWDEYSGRFEASRSVEVRPRVSGAIVGVHFEDGAVVRQGQLLFTIDSRPFAASLAEARAAVSGARSELSLAQADLSRALRLLDVDAVARSDVDRLRARVEAAQASLAAADARVRSRQLDVGFTQVRAPISGRISDRRIDAGNLVQGGPAGGEATLLTTINSLDPMYFTFDASEALFLKARRAQESGKAPSEVQVRLQDETDYRWRGRLDFTDNGLDTRSGTIRLRAVVQNGRQFLTPGMFGNLRLSSGGTTAALLVPDSAVQTDQARKVVTVVGPDGSLAPRPVVVGPLIDGLRVIRSGLDPRERVVISGAQLAMPGMKVQVRPGAIKAQAPAAAAPRAAPVAGTATFATR, via the coding sequence ATGGATGAGACTGCAACGCCTGTCGCTCCACCAGCCGGCCTGTCGCGGCTGACCCGCGGGCAGAAAGTTGCGCTTGGCCTCGTCCCACTTGCGCTGGTCGCCGGCATCGCCTTCGGCCGACCAGGTGCAGGTTCGGTTGAGGCTGCGCCGCCGCCCGCGGTGGTGACTGCTGCCGCGCCGCTCGTCCGGCAGGTTGAGGAATGGGACGAATATTCCGGCCGGTTCGAAGCCAGCCGCTCGGTCGAGGTGCGCCCGCGGGTGTCGGGTGCGATCGTCGGGGTGCACTTCGAGGATGGCGCCGTGGTCCGGCAGGGCCAATTGCTGTTCACCATCGACTCGCGTCCGTTCGCAGCATCGCTGGCGGAGGCGCGCGCCGCGGTTTCGGGGGCCCGGAGCGAGCTCAGCCTCGCTCAGGCCGACCTGTCGCGGGCGCTTCGCCTCCTCGATGTCGACGCAGTGGCGCGCAGCGATGTCGACCGCCTTCGTGCGCGGGTCGAGGCTGCGCAGGCTTCCCTGGCCGCAGCCGATGCGCGGGTCCGCTCGCGCCAGCTCGACGTCGGATTTACCCAGGTGAGGGCGCCGATCAGTGGCCGCATCTCCGACCGCCGGATCGATGCGGGCAACCTCGTCCAGGGCGGTCCCGCCGGCGGCGAGGCGACGCTCCTGACCACCATCAATTCGCTCGACCCCATGTACTTCACCTTCGACGCATCAGAGGCCCTGTTCCTCAAGGCACGCCGGGCGCAGGAAAGCGGCAAGGCGCCGAGCGAGGTTCAGGTCCGCCTCCAGGATGAGACCGACTATCGCTGGCGCGGGCGGCTCGACTTCACCGACAATGGGCTCGACACCCGATCGGGCACGATCCGCCTGCGCGCGGTGGTGCAGAACGGGCGGCAGTTCCTGACGCCGGGGATGTTCGGCAATCTCCGGCTTTCCTCAGGCGGGACCACGGCGGCGCTGCTGGTGCCGGACTCGGCGGTCCAGACCGATCAGGCCCGCAAGGTCGTCACCGTGGTCGGTCCTGACGGCAGCCTGGCGCCGCGGCCGGTGGTTGTCGGCCCGTTGATCGATGGCCTGCGGGTGATCCGCTCCGGGCTCGACCCCCGGGAGCGGGTGGTGATCAGCGGTGCCCAGCTCGCCATGCCCGGCATGAAGGTCCAGGTTCGTCCCGGCGCGATCAAGGCGCAGGCACCGGCCGCCGCGGCACCCCGGGCGGCACCGGTCGCCGGCACCGCCACCTTCGCGACCCGCTAA
- a CDS encoding TetR/AcrR family transcriptional regulator, producing the protein MVSLMPKVCKGRPREFDVDDALAAALRVFWSKGYEGASLTDLTEAMGITRPSLYAAFGNKEALFRKALDLYEREKLAYVGEALAAPTSRQVAERMLTGALEMQTSECEPRGCLRVISTMSCGAEAESVRADLIARRASSQQALIDRMKRAKEEGDLPPHTDVEGITNYLLAILQGMSVQAGSGASKAQLEEVVRTSLAMWPGK; encoded by the coding sequence ATGGTTTCCCTCATGCCCAAGGTCTGCAAAGGTCGACCGCGCGAGTTTGACGTCGACGATGCGTTGGCGGCAGCGCTGCGGGTGTTCTGGAGCAAGGGCTATGAAGGCGCGTCGCTGACCGATCTCACCGAAGCGATGGGGATTACGCGTCCCAGCCTCTATGCCGCCTTCGGGAACAAGGAAGCCCTGTTTCGCAAGGCTCTCGACCTCTACGAGCGCGAGAAGCTCGCCTATGTCGGGGAAGCCCTGGCCGCGCCGACCTCCCGCCAGGTAGCCGAGCGAATGCTGACCGGCGCGCTGGAGATGCAGACCAGCGAATGTGAGCCGCGCGGGTGCCTGCGCGTGATCAGCACCATGAGTTGCGGAGCCGAGGCTGAGTCGGTTCGAGCCGACCTGATTGCTCGCCGGGCGTCCTCGCAGCAGGCACTCATCGACCGGATGAAGCGCGCCAAGGAAGAGGGCGATCTGCCGCCGCATACCGATGTGGAAGGCATCACCAACTACCTGCTTGCAATCCTTCAGGGCATGTCGGTCCAGGCCGGCAGCGGCGCCAGCAAGGCGCAACTTGAGGAAGTGGTGCGCACCAGCCTTGCCATGTGGCCTGGAAAATAG
- a CDS encoding RNA polymerase sigma factor, protein MAAAPRNILLLTAGNSKLHATQMLEGSNPQGLLAVLERHGPELRRFLLAHGAGDAVEDLLQELRMKLLASPAGPVQSSLGYLYRAATNLMIDQRRSRAQAGQRDRAWAELLDRSAESVDQEPSPERRLDAAQRAALVQKRLAALPERARSILLRHRVDGISQRMIASEYGVSQSTVESDLRTAYRLLDRLRDELHEENPQ, encoded by the coding sequence TTGGCGGCTGCCCCGCGAAACATCCTTCTGTTGACCGCTGGTAACTCAAAACTGCATGCGACTCAGATGCTGGAAGGCTCGAATCCTCAGGGCTTGCTGGCCGTGCTGGAGCGGCACGGGCCGGAGCTGCGCCGCTTCCTGCTGGCGCATGGTGCCGGCGATGCGGTCGAGGATCTGTTGCAGGAGCTGCGAATGAAGCTGCTCGCCAGTCCGGCAGGTCCGGTGCAGTCGTCGCTGGGCTATCTCTACCGTGCCGCGACCAATCTTATGATCGACCAGCGCAGGTCTCGTGCGCAAGCCGGGCAGCGTGACCGCGCTTGGGCTGAGCTTCTGGATCGGTCGGCAGAAAGCGTGGATCAGGAGCCTTCGCCAGAGCGTCGGCTCGACGCGGCGCAGCGCGCCGCTCTTGTCCAGAAGCGGCTGGCCGCATTGCCCGAGCGGGCACGCAGCATTCTGCTCCGCCACCGCGTGGATGGCATAAGCCAACGGATGATCGCGTCTGAATATGGCGTCAGCCAGAGCACGGTCGAGAGCGATCTTCGGACCGCCTACCGCCTGCTCGATCGATTGCGGGACGAATTGCATGAGGAAAACCCGCAATGA
- a CDS encoding FecR domain-containing protein, whose protein sequence is MNQRHSLREEALNWLVRTNDPEFCDWDGFTAWLEQDRAHAEAYHRLAASELEMTPIVAEQAMVQDNVEAPQPDRRRVWLIAGLSVAASVAGLVSFQTLKGEQIITRPGEQRTIAMASGNELVLNGDTAITIAGWSKDKVRLERGQALFRLAGKDRLIVKAGELELVDIGTEFEVTRNGARTHVVVSEGAVLVDPGGAELKLDAGQQLDAADGATRLRSTAAPAGVAGAWARGQLVYVDAPVREVAADLRRSTGQVFTTNSAFGGQRFTGTLNLADVRRDPTTLGPLLGVSVRPAREGWQLGED, encoded by the coding sequence ATGAACCAGCGCCATTCACTCCGGGAGGAAGCGCTCAACTGGCTCGTCCGCACCAACGATCCCGAGTTCTGCGACTGGGATGGCTTCACCGCCTGGCTCGAGCAGGATCGGGCGCACGCCGAAGCCTATCACCGGCTTGCCGCAAGCGAGCTGGAGATGACGCCGATCGTAGCCGAGCAGGCGATGGTTCAGGACAATGTCGAGGCACCTCAACCGGACCGCAGACGTGTCTGGTTGATCGCGGGGCTGTCGGTTGCGGCAAGCGTCGCCGGGCTGGTGTCGTTTCAGACGCTGAAGGGCGAGCAGATCATTACCCGGCCGGGCGAGCAGCGGACCATCGCCATGGCGAGCGGCAATGAGCTCGTGCTCAATGGCGACACGGCAATCACCATCGCTGGCTGGTCGAAAGACAAAGTGCGGTTGGAGCGCGGACAGGCATTGTTCCGGCTGGCCGGAAAGGATCGCTTGATCGTGAAGGCTGGCGAGCTCGAACTGGTCGATATCGGCACGGAATTCGAGGTAACTCGAAACGGGGCTCGAACCCATGTGGTCGTAAGCGAGGGCGCGGTGCTGGTCGATCCCGGCGGTGCCGAATTGAAGCTCGATGCCGGTCAGCAGCTTGACGCGGCGGATGGTGCCACCCGATTGCGGTCGACTGCCGCTCCGGCGGGAGTCGCCGGTGCTTGGGCCCGTGGCCAGCTCGTCTATGTCGACGCACCGGTGCGAGAAGTCGCCGCCGACCTCCGGCGGTCGACTGGACAGGTCTTTACGACGAACTCTGCTTTCGGCGGCCAGCGGTTCACTGGCACCCTCAACCTTGCCGACGTGCGCCGCGATCCAACCACGCTCGGTCCCCTGCTGGGAGTTTCGGTGCGCCCGGCTCGGGAAGGTTGGCAACTCGGGGAGGACTGA
- a CDS encoding TonB-dependent receptor encodes MAPADAVRLLAAHAGLNVRAVGPKSFVLSPRRLSVLRQVSAPVRQPTPPPRQVRAAPPLPDPAPQDIVVTASKRDTLSRRFPGQWSRIDGDDLALTGARGTEAVEARSVGFASTHLGAGRNKLFIRGIADSSFSGPTQSPVGQYLGDLRTGYAGPDPDLRLVDMNSVEILEGPQGTLYGAGALGGIMLLRPNMPDSRRFGTQASVGLSATEHGEPGYDIAATINAPLGERAALRVTGYRSDEGGYVDNRLTGDRDINDVAVTGGRLIASSELTPGWFADVQLTGQRIRGEDSQYSDDVGEGLSRASLVDLPYSSDFALVSFTLRKDSGDLRVRSTTGFIRQEVDERFDFSSLAEQRVLSQRSRARGFSSETRLWRPKHNGLSWLVGLSLLDHRFAVRRDLAEQGSERRLGGAINHINEVTLYGELGAELNDFIDMTAGARLTETNLTSEGQHLSAFAFQALAAIDPERNERRFLPSASILARPVEGLSLYLRYQQGFRPGGLSIANESVQNYRRDLLATAEAGFRVGTPLVGRFDLAGSVSRSRWRSIQADYLDGAGLPVTANIGDGTIWSATLNGGVRLTSTLRLEGGIAFNDGRVNSPSAELARLLAAAPLPSSGHMRIPNIARVAGRGAIHYRRNIGNGNSLQLNLYGRYVGASRLGIGPRLGERQGDYFDSGLLAKLNGGQRTVTFSLINLTDSVGNRFTFGAPVQTGTDQLTPLRPRTVRVGLEWAF; translated from the coding sequence ATGGCGCCGGCCGATGCCGTGCGCCTCCTCGCCGCGCATGCGGGGCTGAACGTGCGTGCAGTCGGTCCGAAGTCGTTCGTCCTGTCACCACGGCGTTTGTCTGTACTGCGGCAGGTGTCGGCTCCTGTCCGCCAGCCAACTCCGCCACCGAGGCAGGTTCGCGCGGCTCCTCCCCTACCCGACCCCGCCCCGCAGGACATCGTCGTCACCGCCAGCAAGCGCGACACTCTGTCCCGACGTTTTCCCGGGCAATGGTCGCGCATCGATGGCGACGATCTGGCCCTCACCGGCGCGAGGGGCACGGAGGCGGTCGAAGCTCGAAGCGTCGGTTTCGCCTCGACGCATCTGGGTGCGGGGCGCAACAAGCTCTTCATCCGTGGAATCGCGGACTCCAGCTTCAGTGGCCCGACCCAGTCGCCGGTCGGACAATATCTCGGCGACCTCAGGACGGGTTACGCCGGGCCCGATCCGGACCTCCGGCTGGTCGACATGAATTCGGTGGAGATCCTGGAAGGGCCGCAGGGCACACTTTATGGCGCGGGCGCGCTGGGCGGAATCATGCTGCTTCGCCCGAACATGCCGGACAGCAGGCGCTTTGGCACGCAGGCCAGTGTCGGCCTTTCCGCGACCGAGCATGGCGAGCCCGGCTATGACATCGCCGCTACGATCAACGCGCCGCTCGGGGAACGCGCTGCCCTGCGGGTCACCGGCTATCGCAGCGACGAAGGCGGCTATGTCGACAATCGGCTGACGGGTGACCGCGACATCAACGACGTCGCGGTGACCGGCGGGAGGCTAATCGCCAGCAGCGAACTTACCCCCGGATGGTTCGCCGATGTCCAGCTGACCGGGCAACGGATCCGGGGTGAAGACAGCCAGTATTCGGACGACGTGGGTGAAGGCCTCAGCCGCGCAAGTCTGGTTGACCTCCCCTATTCTTCCGATTTCGCGCTCGTCAGCTTCACGCTGCGCAAGGACAGCGGCGATCTTCGGGTGCGCTCCACCACTGGCTTCATCCGGCAGGAGGTGGACGAGCGCTTCGACTTCAGCAGCCTTGCCGAGCAACGAGTGCTGAGCCAGCGCAGCCGCGCACGAGGGTTCAGCAGCGAAACCCGCCTTTGGCGGCCAAAGCACAACGGGCTGAGCTGGCTCGTTGGCCTGAGCCTGCTCGACCATCGTTTCGCGGTCCGTCGCGACCTCGCCGAGCAGGGCTCTGAACGGCGCCTCGGCGGCGCCATCAACCACATCAACGAAGTGACGCTCTACGGCGAACTAGGGGCCGAATTGAATGACTTCATCGATATGACGGCAGGAGCAAGACTAACCGAAACCAACCTCACGAGTGAGGGTCAACATCTCAGTGCCTTTGCCTTTCAGGCGCTTGCGGCAATCGATCCGGAGCGCAACGAACGGCGCTTTCTCCCTTCCGCCTCGATCCTCGCGCGACCGGTCGAAGGGCTCAGCCTCTATCTCCGCTATCAGCAGGGTTTCCGTCCGGGCGGGTTATCGATCGCCAACGAGAGCGTCCAAAATTATCGACGCGACCTGCTAGCGACAGCCGAAGCAGGCTTTCGGGTCGGCACGCCTCTGGTCGGACGCTTCGACCTAGCGGGAAGCGTCAGCCGAAGCCGCTGGCGGTCAATTCAGGCCGATTACCTTGACGGAGCGGGACTGCCCGTCACTGCAAACATCGGCGACGGGACGATCTGGTCGGCCACGTTGAATGGCGGTGTGCGGCTCACGAGCACGCTTAGGCTGGAAGGAGGAATTGCCTTCAACGATGGTCGCGTGAACAGCCCCAGCGCCGAACTAGCGAGGCTTCTCGCAGCGGCGCCGCTGCCCTCTTCCGGCCACATGCGAATTCCGAACATCGCGCGCGTGGCAGGCCGGGGAGCAATCCATTACAGGCGCAACATTGGTAACGGCAACTCGCTTCAGCTGAACCTTTATGGCCGCTACGTTGGTGCGTCGCGGCTCGGGATCGGCCCGCGGCTCGGCGAGCGCCAGGGCGACTATTTTGACTCCGGCTTGCTCGCGAAACTGAATGGCGGACAGCGGACAGTCACCTTCTCCCTCATCAACCTGACCGATTCAGTTGGGAATCGCTTTACCTTCGGAGCGCCGGTTCAGACCGGCACGGACCAGCTCACCCCGCTGCGTCCGCGCACGGTTCGGGTGGGCCTGGAATGGGCTTTCTAA
- a CDS encoding autotransporter outer membrane beta-barrel domain-containing protein, producing MRHLYLASTCLLALATAAPALAQTRIEVATTAPVRTSTVKAGAADHILITSAGSITTSGPIAVTIDSNNKLSNQGSVAIGGVNNATGILAIAGVTSEVANSGKITLDEGYTPTDSDNDGDPDGPFAVGSGRFGIRTLGAFSGNITNSGQIVVEGNDSVGILLGGPLAGNFVHSGSTSILGNNVTGVGLTDVVGNVRLAGSISAQGLNAVAVRSAGNVTGAMVIQGAIAATGYRYTTSPTDPSKLDSDDLLQGGPALSIEGNVTGGVILAVPPKDTSTTNNDEDNDGIEDSKEGAASVTSFGSSAALRIAHETNSVTLGPVANTGTNFGLIIDGGVTGDGVYTGVNGNAVQIGGRGGTVSIANGVGVSGVIQARSLDRTSTALQIGAGATTPELRNSGKIAAASGKGALAQAVAVSVDVGGTLPVLRNSGEISASIGSEDGSATAIIDKSGTLGLIENSGAIIARGAAATSGRNVAIDLSGRSTGSTVKQTAVAANIAAPSVIGDIRFGSGDDLLDVADGFQTGNVSFGAGNNGYALSGDAIAQANLGFGGGSDTLTLAGTAKLSGNVDFGGGSDTFTLTGNSSFTGQLSNAAGLALSVSAGTLNIHKSATIASLTVSDGGTLGVLLDNTAGASTSLTVNGTAAFGTGSKLRLSVNDIKNAEGTYTVLSAATLTGGTNVTANSELLPYLYKGTLALSGNSLNVNVVRKSAAELGLNRSETAAFSAIYNALGTDKAIGDSVLGIRTKEQFRATVQQMLPEHAGGAFEAVTAGSRAASRLLSDPTSPYKEQGRMGYWISQVAWGSSKSIGSTASFRTGGWGVNGGADIATPLGRFGASLSYLWGKDNNRDTDNSVAASQYGMAAHWRLQSGGFQASAQAGWARVKLDGTRHFRSSTGSTPIDRTINSDWNGNLVTANARLAQQLWARSLFIRPSLTLDYAKLKEGSYTERGGGSALDLSVAKRTSDELAVSGLLAAGIELAPKDENGGFLTIEVEGGRRQIVGGSLGDTVARFGSAETFSLTPEDRKSGWVGHLRALGGNSGFRIVGDLGAEQREERVAITARASLAIGF from the coding sequence ATGCGACACCTCTACCTTGCATCCACCTGCCTGCTCGCGCTCGCAACCGCTGCACCGGCTCTCGCGCAGACCAGGATCGAAGTGGCGACTACCGCTCCCGTGCGGACCAGCACGGTCAAGGCCGGCGCTGCCGACCACATTCTGATCACCTCGGCCGGATCCATCACGACCAGCGGCCCCATCGCGGTTACCATCGACAGCAACAACAAGCTGTCGAACCAGGGGAGCGTCGCAATCGGCGGGGTCAACAATGCCACCGGCATCCTCGCCATTGCTGGGGTGACCAGCGAGGTAGCCAACAGCGGCAAGATCACCCTCGACGAGGGCTACACGCCGACCGACAGCGACAATGACGGCGACCCCGACGGCCCCTTCGCAGTGGGCAGCGGCCGCTTTGGCATCCGCACTTTGGGCGCCTTCAGTGGCAATATCACGAACAGCGGCCAGATCGTCGTCGAGGGCAACGACAGCGTGGGCATCCTGCTTGGCGGTCCTTTGGCCGGCAACTTCGTTCACAGCGGCTCGACCTCGATCCTCGGCAATAACGTCACCGGCGTCGGCCTGACGGATGTGGTTGGCAATGTGCGCCTGGCCGGTTCGATCAGCGCACAAGGCCTGAATGCAGTAGCCGTCCGCTCTGCAGGCAATGTGACCGGCGCGATGGTGATTCAGGGTGCAATTGCCGCGACAGGCTATCGCTACACCACCTCCCCCACTGACCCGAGCAAGCTCGACTCCGACGATCTCCTCCAAGGCGGGCCCGCCCTCTCGATCGAGGGCAATGTGACGGGGGGCGTGATCCTCGCGGTGCCGCCCAAGGACACGAGCACGACCAACAACGACGAGGACAACGACGGCATCGAAGACAGCAAGGAAGGAGCGGCGTCGGTCACCTCTTTCGGTTCGTCCGCAGCGCTGCGCATCGCGCATGAGACCAACAGCGTGACGCTTGGACCGGTCGCGAATACCGGGACGAACTTCGGCCTGATCATTGATGGCGGCGTCACTGGCGACGGCGTCTACACCGGCGTCAACGGCAATGCCGTCCAGATTGGTGGCCGGGGCGGAACGGTTTCGATCGCCAACGGCGTAGGCGTGAGCGGCGTCATCCAGGCGCGCTCGCTGGACCGCACGTCCACCGCTTTGCAGATCGGCGCCGGTGCGACCACGCCCGAGCTTCGCAACAGCGGCAAGATTGCGGCCGCGAGCGGCAAGGGCGCGCTAGCGCAGGCGGTTGCGGTCTCTGTCGATGTCGGCGGGACGTTGCCGGTCCTTCGCAACAGCGGCGAAATCAGCGCATCGATCGGGAGCGAGGACGGGAGCGCGACGGCGATCATCGACAAGTCGGGCACCCTTGGCCTGATCGAGAATAGCGGCGCGATCATCGCCAGGGGTGCGGCCGCAACGTCCGGTCGCAACGTCGCCATCGACCTTTCGGGGCGCTCCACCGGCTCGACCGTCAAGCAGACGGCGGTCGCCGCGAACATCGCCGCGCCTTCGGTTATCGGGGACATCCGCTTCGGAAGTGGCGATGACCTGCTCGACGTTGCGGACGGTTTCCAGACCGGCAATGTCAGCTTCGGTGCGGGCAACAATGGTTATGCCCTGTCGGGCGACGCGATTGCGCAGGCCAACCTGGGCTTCGGTGGCGGAAGCGACACACTCACCCTCGCGGGAACTGCCAAGCTAAGCGGAAACGTGGATTTCGGCGGTGGCTCGGACACCTTCACACTGACGGGCAATTCGAGCTTCACCGGTCAACTCAGCAACGCGGCGGGCCTCGCCCTCAGCGTCTCTGCTGGCACCCTCAACATCCACAAGTCGGCCACGATCGCGTCTTTGACCGTGAGCGACGGCGGCACGCTGGGCGTCCTGCTCGACAATACCGCAGGCGCATCGACTTCGCTCACCGTCAATGGGACGGCCGCATTCGGGACCGGCTCCAAGCTCCGACTGTCGGTCAACGATATCAAGAATGCGGAAGGAACCTACACGGTCCTCTCAGCCGCGACCCTGACCGGTGGCACGAACGTGACGGCCAACAGCGAGCTCCTCCCCTATCTCTACAAAGGCACGTTGGCGTTGTCCGGCAACAGCTTGAACGTCAATGTCGTTCGCAAGTCGGCCGCGGAGCTTGGGCTCAACCGGTCGGAGACGGCGGCGTTCTCGGCCATCTACAACGCGCTTGGGACCGACAAGGCCATCGGTGACAGCGTGCTTGGAATCCGAACGAAGGAACAGTTTCGCGCGACCGTCCAGCAGATGCTGCCCGAGCATGCAGGCGGCGCTTTCGAAGCGGTAACCGCCGGAAGTCGCGCCGCGTCGCGGCTGCTCAGCGACCCGACCTCGCCGTACAAGGAACAGGGTCGCATGGGGTACTGGATCAGTCAAGTCGCCTGGGGCTCCAGCAAGTCGATCGGCTCGACTGCAAGCTTCCGCACTGGTGGCTGGGGCGTCAACGGCGGTGCCGACATCGCCACGCCGCTAGGCCGGTTCGGCGCTTCGCTCAGCTACTTGTGGGGCAAGGACAATAATCGCGACACCGACAATTCAGTAGCCGCTTCCCAGTACGGTATGGCCGCCCACTGGCGGCTTCAGTCCGGCGGCTTCCAGGCGAGCGCGCAGGCAGGCTGGGCCCGTGTGAAACTCGATGGAACGCGGCATTTCCGGTCGAGCACCGGAAGCACGCCGATCGATCGCACTATCAATTCCGACTGGAACGGCAATCTCGTGACGGCCAACGCCCGCCTCGCCCAGCAATTGTGGGCGCGATCGCTGTTTATCCGGCCTTCCTTAACCTTGGACTATGCCAAGCTTAAGGAAGGATCCTACACGGAACGCGGAGGCGGCAGCGCGCTCGACCTGTCCGTAGCCAAGCGGACAAGCGACGAACTGGCGGTCAGCGGGCTGCTCGCTGCCGGGATCGAGCTTGCTCCCAAGGACGAGAATGGTGGCTTCCTTACGATTGAAGTCGAGGGCGGGCGCCGTCAGATCGTCGGCGGGTCGCTCGGCGATACGGTGGCACGATTCGGCTCTGCCGAGACGTTCTCCCTCACTCCCGAAGACAGAAAGAGCGGGTGGGTCGGGCATCTCCGCGCGCTCGGCGGCAACAGTGGTTTCAGAATCGTCGGCGATCTTGGCGCCGAACAGCGAGAAGAGCGGGTAGCGATTACAGCGCGCGCAAGTCTCGCAATCGGCTTCTGA
- a CDS encoding endo-1,4-beta-xylanase — protein MTGSSEWRGKGPTVSRRTMLTGAAGVALASAVENPLSARTAPAGSLDALARRSGRRFGSAYAWGAPGADRGSFANPAYAAILERECSILVPENELKWQWTRPSANRSDFSQFDAMVDYARRKDFALRGHTLFWAPQKWFPQWLVKHDFGANPRAAAEAMLTDHVRSVCRRYGRAIESYDVVNEAVEPETGALRDTVMTRAMGSGEAMLDLMFHTARQEAPHAELVYNDYMSWERGTEDETHIVGVLKTLEGFRKRGTPVDTLGIQSHIRLLKDLPVAAIVRESEGPWRKFIDEVVGMGYRLVITEFDVNDKKAPDDIAVRDPMVADYAEAYLDLMLSYPQLRDVLAWGMVDRYTWLTDFDPRADKSIKRGTPYDQNFRVKPLREAIARSFRNAQVRATPEIQRQVVAKGERG, from the coding sequence GTGACGGGATCGAGCGAGTGGCGAGGAAAAGGTCCGACGGTGTCGCGCCGCACCATGCTGACCGGAGCGGCGGGCGTCGCTCTTGCATCGGCGGTGGAGAACCCGCTCAGCGCGCGCACGGCGCCCGCCGGCTCGCTCGATGCGCTCGCCCGTCGCAGCGGTCGCCGGTTCGGTTCCGCTTACGCCTGGGGCGCTCCGGGTGCAGACCGGGGAAGCTTTGCCAACCCGGCATATGCCGCCATCCTAGAGCGCGAATGCAGCATCCTCGTCCCTGAAAACGAGCTGAAGTGGCAGTGGACGCGGCCCTCGGCGAATCGCAGCGACTTCAGCCAGTTCGACGCCATGGTCGACTACGCCCGGCGCAAGGACTTCGCACTCCGTGGGCACACACTCTTCTGGGCACCGCAGAAGTGGTTTCCGCAATGGCTGGTCAAGCACGACTTCGGCGCCAATCCCCGTGCTGCAGCCGAAGCCATGCTGACCGACCATGTCCGCTCCGTCTGTCGCCGCTACGGCCGCGCGATCGAGAGCTATGACGTGGTCAACGAAGCGGTGGAGCCGGAGACCGGTGCTCTTCGCGACACGGTCATGACCCGCGCCATGGGATCAGGCGAGGCGATGCTGGACCTGATGTTCCATACCGCGCGGCAGGAGGCACCGCATGCCGAGTTGGTCTACAACGATTATATGAGCTGGGAGCGGGGCACCGAGGACGAGACCCACATCGTCGGCGTGCTCAAGACCCTGGAAGGCTTCAGGAAGCGTGGGACGCCAGTCGACACGCTTGGTATCCAGTCGCACATCCGCCTGCTCAAGGACCTTCCGGTGGCCGCCATCGTTCGCGAGTCGGAAGGACCTTGGCGCAAGTTCATCGATGAAGTGGTGGGGATGGGGTACCGGCTGGTCATCACCGAGTTCGACGTCAACGACAAGAAGGCGCCGGACGACATTGCCGTCCGCGACCCGATGGTGGCCGACTATGCCGAAGCCTATCTCGACCTGATGCTCAGTTATCCGCAGCTTCGCGACGTGCTCGCCTGGGGGATGGTCGATCGCTACACCTGGCTGACAGACTTCGACCCGCGTGCGGACAAGTCGATCAAGCGCGGTACGCCATACGACCAGAACTTCCGCGTGAAGCCTCTCCGTGAGGCGATCGCACGCTCTTTCCGCAACGCACAGGTCCGGGCCACTCCCGAGATTCAGCGCCAGGTTGTTGCCAAGGGCGAGCGTGGATGA